A section of the Acuticoccus sp. I52.16.1 genome encodes:
- a CDS encoding tripartite tricarboxylate transporter permease, with protein sequence MDASTLLDGLLLALRPENFGWLLLGFVSGIVVGAIPGLIESTFLAIVLPFTIYLDVWPAIFFITGGYVASEAAGSYPAILLNMPGTPGTTPTAFEGHQLALKGQSGEAIGISVASSAIGTFLGAVVFLVCGPLVGSIANGMGSPEIFMLGVFGLSAVASFTGTDVVKGIASVLLGLLVATTGLDLYEGVPRAHFGLLELYDSLPLLPVLLGLFGMSEVLRLAARPKLDTIAAQPPSGIRGPLRGVRMALMHPVTIVRSAAIGLLIGIVPGAGGSAASVISYGQARQWSRHPERFGKGSVEGLVATDTANNAVVPGALLPTFTLGIPGSPVAVVALAALMLQGIRPGPGFYTHYATEAAAIGWALFLCVGIILLVCLPLASVIARVVSVPLKVLLPVIFVLCIIGIFTSRQFLFDVHVMAVFGVLGFYVKRLGYSPVGLLLALILGRTLEENFFRSLMIGGPEIFFQKPMALGLLILSVMTIVLPHVFGKRIRRKGGA encoded by the coding sequence ATGGACGCCTCCACCCTCCTCGACGGACTGTTGCTGGCGCTGCGGCCGGAAAACTTCGGCTGGCTGCTGCTGGGTTTCGTCAGCGGCATCGTCGTCGGTGCCATTCCCGGGCTGATCGAGAGCACGTTCCTCGCCATCGTCCTGCCGTTCACGATCTATCTCGACGTCTGGCCGGCCATCTTCTTCATCACCGGCGGCTATGTCGCCTCCGAGGCGGCGGGTTCGTACCCGGCCATCCTCCTCAACATGCCCGGTACCCCCGGCACCACGCCGACCGCCTTCGAGGGGCACCAGCTCGCGCTCAAGGGCCAGTCGGGCGAGGCGATCGGCATCTCGGTGGCGTCCTCCGCCATCGGCACCTTTCTGGGTGCGGTGGTGTTCCTGGTCTGCGGGCCGCTGGTCGGCTCCATCGCCAACGGCATGGGCTCGCCCGAGATCTTCATGCTGGGCGTCTTCGGCCTGTCGGCGGTCGCCTCCTTCACCGGGACCGACGTCGTCAAGGGCATCGCCTCGGTCCTCCTCGGCCTCCTCGTCGCGACCACCGGGCTCGACCTCTACGAAGGCGTCCCACGGGCGCATTTCGGCCTGCTCGAGCTCTACGACTCGCTCCCCCTCCTCCCCGTTCTGCTCGGCCTCTTCGGCATGTCCGAGGTGCTGCGCCTCGCCGCTCGGCCCAAGCTCGACACCATCGCGGCGCAACCGCCATCGGGCATCCGCGGGCCGCTGCGCGGGGTCAGGATGGCGCTGATGCACCCGGTGACGATCGTGCGGTCGGCGGCGATCGGCCTCCTCATCGGCATCGTACCGGGCGCCGGCGGCTCGGCGGCCAGCGTCATCAGCTATGGCCAGGCGCGGCAGTGGTCGCGCCATCCGGAGCGCTTCGGCAAGGGCTCCGTGGAGGGGCTCGTCGCGACCGACACGGCCAACAACGCCGTCGTGCCCGGTGCCCTGCTGCCGACCTTCACCCTCGGCATCCCCGGCAGCCCGGTGGCGGTCGTCGCGCTGGCGGCGCTGATGCTCCAGGGCATCCGTCCTGGTCCGGGCTTCTACACCCACTATGCCACGGAGGCGGCGGCGATCGGTTGGGCGCTCTTCCTGTGCGTCGGCATCATTCTGCTCGTCTGCCTGCCGCTCGCCTCGGTGATCGCGCGGGTGGTCAGCGTGCCGCTCAAGGTGCTGCTGCCGGTGATCTTCGTGTTGTGCATCATCGGCATCTTCACCTCGCGGCAGTTCCTGTTCGACGTGCACGTGATGGCGGTGTTCGGGGTGCTCGGCTTCTACGTCAAGCGCCTCGGCTATTCGCCCGTCGGGCTGCTGTTGGCCCTGATCCTCGGCCGGACGCTGGAGGAGAACTTCTTCCGCAGCCTGATGATCGGCGGCCCGGAGATCTTCTTTCAGAAACCGATGGCGCTCGGCCTGCTCATCCTCTCGGTGATGACGATCGTCCTGCCGCACGTCTTCGGCAAGCGCATCCGGCGAAAGGGTGGGGCATGA
- a CDS encoding tripartite tricarboxylate transporter substrate binding protein has protein sequence MTELSRRSLIAGGVGLGSAAVLGLVPRSGWAADFPSKPFTAIVDASPGGGHDRFTRAITPEWTRITGETIIPDFKPGAGGILSATTIVNAPPDGYTLGVIAVSSMNVSIAVGKPQNFTYGAFAYLGTMWNGPIAVFTGKDSKWESMEQVVEAAKTQQITAAVAALRAMYHISGVIFDKRMGIEERFVPYNGGGPSRRAAISGETDLVWTGLYDASNDYENLRCLCIFDKENPIPDVIDAPSVYDLFPEQALTLMHPTAYCVSAKVRDENPEVYRYLVDAYRETYTAEATKKALIDLNFQPASLKYTSPEELEAIEADFLEQLKSLDL, from the coding sequence ATGACGGAGCTTTCACGGCGGTCGCTGATCGCAGGAGGCGTCGGCCTCGGGAGCGCGGCGGTGCTGGGCCTCGTGCCCCGTTCCGGCTGGGCGGCGGACTTCCCCTCCAAGCCCTTCACCGCCATCGTCGACGCCAGCCCCGGCGGCGGGCACGACCGCTTCACCCGCGCGATCACCCCCGAGTGGACGCGCATCACCGGCGAGACCATCATTCCCGACTTCAAGCCGGGCGCGGGCGGGATCCTGTCGGCGACGACGATCGTCAACGCGCCGCCGGATGGCTACACGCTCGGCGTCATCGCGGTGTCGAGCATGAACGTGTCGATCGCCGTGGGAAAGCCGCAGAACTTCACGTACGGCGCGTTCGCCTATCTCGGCACCATGTGGAACGGGCCGATCGCGGTCTTCACCGGCAAGGATTCCAAGTGGGAGTCGATGGAGCAGGTGGTCGAGGCGGCGAAGACGCAGCAGATCACGGCCGCGGTCGCGGCGCTGCGCGCGATGTACCACATCAGCGGCGTCATCTTCGACAAGCGGATGGGCATCGAGGAGCGCTTCGTGCCCTACAACGGCGGCGGCCCGAGCCGGCGCGCGGCGATCAGCGGCGAGACCGACCTCGTCTGGACCGGGCTCTATGACGCGTCCAACGACTACGAGAACCTGCGCTGCCTGTGCATCTTCGACAAGGAGAACCCGATCCCGGACGTGATCGACGCACCGAGCGTCTACGATCTCTTCCCCGAGCAGGCGCTGACCTTGATGCACCCGACCGCCTACTGCGTGTCCGCCAAGGTGCGCGACGAGAACCCCGAGGTCTACCGGTACCTCGTCGACGCCTACCGCGAGACCTACACCGCCGAGGCGACGAAGAAGGCGCTGATCGACCTCAATTTCCAGCCGGCGTCGCTGAAATATACCAGCCCCGAGGAGTTGGAGGCGATCGAGGCCGACTTCCTGGAGCAGCTCAAGTCGCTCGACCTCTGA
- a CDS encoding cupin domain-containing protein produces the protein MTPTRATPPADYPVDTASGWQPIPGVPDGVQQMPLAGELDEDVKTGRRTRLIRFAPGTLNDNVFVHDYWEEFFLMEGTLEVDGQALEGYAYALRPPGTAHGPFFSRSGCIFLETQYY, from the coding sequence ATGACCCCCACCCGAGCGACCCCTCCGGCCGACTACCCCGTTGACACCGCGTCAGGCTGGCAGCCCATCCCCGGCGTCCCGGACGGCGTGCAGCAGATGCCACTCGCCGGCGAGCTCGACGAGGACGTCAAGACCGGGCGCCGCACACGGCTGATCCGGTTCGCCCCCGGCACGCTGAACGACAATGTCTTCGTGCACGACTACTGGGAGGAGTTCTTCCTCATGGAGGGCACCCTCGAGGTCGACGGACAGGCGCTCGAGGGGTACGCCTACGCGCTGCGGCCCCCCGGCACCGCGCATGGTCCCTTCTTCAGCCGCAGCGGCTGCATCTTCCTGGAGACGCAGTACTACTGA
- a CDS encoding LysR family transcriptional regulator, whose product MELKQLNYFRAVAKAGSFSRASDTLMVVQPALSRQIARLEDEVGAKLFYRNGRGVMLTEAGQRFLAVVERLLDDLALVRTELRAEQDVPRGTVRLGMPPSVSAMIGAPLLMRLRRTFPDIKLHIIDGLSGHICDWMISGTIDIGIVHDSRQSNGLTLEPLLSEALYVIGRPSPALGLEAPDGPFGTITLAELARLPLVLQGQSHGLRRLIDRVVAEADLDLDIDMEIDAVATIVRLLQSEPLYGVLPIGCAMDQLEEGHLQAWRITHPTLTNVMLLATAANAPFTPAMREVRDAIQREVALLRDSGMILAGHAGPPRAAVACAV is encoded by the coding sequence GTGGAGCTGAAACAACTGAACTACTTCCGGGCCGTGGCGAAGGCGGGCAGCTTCTCGCGCGCGTCGGACACGCTGATGGTGGTGCAGCCCGCGCTGAGCCGGCAGATCGCCCGGCTCGAGGACGAGGTCGGCGCCAAGCTCTTCTACCGCAACGGGCGCGGCGTCATGCTGACCGAGGCGGGCCAGCGCTTCCTCGCCGTCGTCGAGCGCCTGCTCGATGATCTCGCTCTGGTACGCACCGAGCTGCGTGCCGAGCAGGACGTGCCGCGCGGCACCGTGCGCCTCGGCATGCCCCCGTCGGTCAGCGCCATGATCGGCGCCCCGTTGCTGATGCGCCTGCGCCGGACCTTTCCCGACATCAAGCTCCACATCATCGACGGACTGTCCGGCCACATCTGCGATTGGATGATCAGCGGCACGATCGACATTGGCATCGTCCACGATTCGCGCCAATCGAACGGGCTCACGCTGGAGCCGCTGCTGTCGGAAGCGCTCTACGTCATCGGCCGGCCGTCCCCGGCGCTGGGGCTCGAGGCGCCGGACGGGCCGTTCGGCACGATCACGCTGGCGGAGCTGGCCCGGCTGCCGCTGGTGCTGCAGGGCCAGAGCCACGGCCTGCGACGGCTGATCGACCGCGTCGTCGCCGAGGCCGACCTCGATCTCGACATCGACATGGAGATCGACGCGGTCGCCACCATCGTGCGCCTGCTGCAGAGCGAGCCGTTGTACGGCGTCCTGCCGATCGGATGCGCGATGGACCAGCTGGAGGAGGGGCACCTGCAGGCCTGGCGCATCACCCATCCGACGCTGACGAACGTGATGCTGCTGGCGACGGCGGCGAACGCGCCGTTCACGCCGGCGATGCGGGAGGTCCGCGACGCGATCCAGCGCGAGGTGGCGCTACTGCGCGACAGCGGGATGATCCTGGCCGGCCATGCGGGCCCGCCACGCGCCGCGGTCGCCTGCGCGGTCTGA
- a CDS encoding low specificity L-threonine aldolase, whose amino-acid sequence MARPIEIDLVSDTSTRPGRAMLEAMTTAPVGDEQRGEDPTVIALNERVAAMLGMEAALFLPSGTMCNQIAFVVHCRPGDEIIVADSAHVFGSEGAGASTFAGAQFRTVDAPRGIFDAAAVTAALRTPRMRRPRSRVVCVEQPTNRGGGAVWPVETLDAVCAVGHEAGLATHMDGARLLNAVVATGVSAERFCAGLDSAWIDLSKGLGCPVGGVLAGSAAFIEAAWDWKHRMGGAMRQAGVLAAAGLYALDHNVDRLAEDHANAKILAARLSALEGVAIVPPEVETNMVFIDVAATRTTAPAIAAALQEEGIRMGVESPTTLRAVTHLDVDRAGVERAADVVAAHLASRS is encoded by the coding sequence ATGGCCCGACCCATCGAAATCGACCTCGTCTCCGACACCTCGACGCGCCCCGGCCGGGCCATGCTGGAGGCGATGACCACCGCCCCCGTCGGCGACGAGCAGCGCGGCGAGGACCCGACCGTGATCGCCCTCAACGAGCGCGTTGCGGCGATGCTGGGGATGGAGGCGGCGCTGTTCCTGCCGTCGGGGACGATGTGCAACCAGATCGCGTTCGTGGTCCACTGCCGGCCGGGCGACGAGATCATCGTCGCCGATTCGGCGCACGTCTTCGGCTCGGAGGGGGCCGGCGCGTCGACCTTCGCCGGGGCGCAGTTCCGCACCGTCGACGCCCCGCGCGGCATCTTCGACGCGGCGGCGGTGACGGCCGCGCTGCGCACCCCGCGCATGCGCCGCCCGCGCAGCCGCGTGGTATGCGTCGAGCAGCCGACCAACCGCGGCGGCGGCGCGGTGTGGCCGGTCGAAACGCTCGACGCGGTCTGTGCCGTGGGGCACGAGGCGGGCCTCGCCACCCACATGGACGGCGCGCGGCTCCTCAATGCGGTCGTCGCCACCGGGGTGTCGGCCGAGCGGTTCTGCGCCGGGCTCGACAGCGCCTGGATCGACCTGTCGAAGGGCCTCGGCTGCCCGGTCGGCGGCGTCCTCGCCGGTTCGGCGGCGTTCATCGAGGCGGCGTGGGACTGGAAGCACCGGATGGGCGGGGCGATGCGCCAGGCCGGCGTCCTCGCCGCCGCGGGCCTCTACGCGCTCGACCACAACGTCGACCGCCTCGCCGAGGATCACGCCAACGCCAAGATCCTCGCCGCCCGCCTCTCGGCGCTGGAGGGAGTGGCCATCGTGCCGCCCGAGGTCGAGACCAACATGGTCTTCATCGACGTCGCCGCGACGCGCACCACGGCCCCGGCGATCGCCGCCGCGCTCCAGGAGGAGGGCATCCGCATGGGCGTCGAGTCGCCGACGACGCTGCGGGCGGTCACCCACCTCGACGTCGACCGCGCCGGCGTCGAGCGTGCGGCCGACGTCGTCGCCGCCCACCTCGCATCACGCAGCTGA